In the Salvelinus fontinalis isolate EN_2023a chromosome 34, ASM2944872v1, whole genome shotgun sequence genome, one interval contains:
- the LOC129832854 gene encoding parvalbumin-7-like: MAMNSILNAADIKKALDAFAAADSFDHKKFFEMVGLKAKSAEDVKKAFLVLDADASGFIEEEELKFVLKGFASDGRDLTDKETKAFLNEADKDGDGMIGIDEFVALVHE, translated from the exons ATggcgatgaacagcattctcaacgCTGCCGACATCAAGAAAGCTCTAGACGCCTTCGCAG CGGCTGACTCTTTTGACCATAAGAAATTCTTTGAGATGGTGGGTCTGAAGGCCAAGTCAGCTGAGGATGTGAAGAAAGCCTTCCTGGTGCTGGACGCTGACGCCAGCGGattcatagaggaggaggagctcaa GTTCGTACTGAAGGGATTTGCCTCAGACGGCAGGGACCTGACCGACAAAGAAACCAAAGCATTCTTAAACGAAGCTGACAAGGATGGAGACGGCATGATCGGCATCGATG AGTTCGTTGC